GCTCGGTTCTATAAAAATCCGGCTGCATCGAGAGAAGCACGAGGAGAatctttctcctcctcttcctcctcctccaaaGGGACACAGCCGtgcaataaaaaagagaaggaaggaaaaaaaaagcagcACGCACtccggagaaagagaggaggaacGAAGAAAGGACTGCGAATGTTCTTCGAAGCGAATCTAGTCCTGCGTCAATCCAAGGAGAGACTTCAGGACTCCAATCAGGATAAATTATGTTCAAGTTtctccgagagagagagagagacccgATTTTTTCGCGAGGAGCACAAGTGGAGGCAATCAAGGATTAAAGGATGCTTAACTGATCTTACCTGGAGTACCCGAGTACAATTCGTTTGACCGAATTCATCCGAAAAATTGCTGCACAAGTCGCAGCATCGAGAAAGAGATCTCCACTTACCATCGAACTTTATTTCGAAGAATTGTAAATCGCTCGGGGAAATACGCTTGCTCTCGAATGTACCTCGAAAATTTCGAGAGTCTCGCTCGATGGAAAGGAAGACTGCACCGGATATTCGATTCGTTACATAACAAACGACCGCGAAAACAAAGGAGCCGcgacgagcgagcgagcaaacTTGGGCTTCGATTGATCACTCTCCCGCTGACGCTCAtcagcgaaaaaaaaagaagagatctTCCCGTTGTAGCCTCGGAGAGGAAGGAGGGAGGGGTGCGTGGGGGAAATGATCCGACGCCGAGGCAAAACAACATtagcgacggcgacggcgacgacacAACGAAACcgacacatacacacacacacacacacacacacgtacattCCCACCGCGAAGGTCGAACCCACGTGACGCGGCTCGTTTAGCCGGCGCTACCAAATATTGTGGCCGCGGCGCGCGATACGTGACGCTCGCGAGACGTCAGACGTCAGTTAGTGATACGTGAGACGCGTGTCGCGTGTCGAGGAGGAATACGCGACGACGTTATCGGCGTGCGTAAAGAGGAAAGAGAGCGCGTGCCTCCGCTGTCGCGCGCGGGGGATGACGAGTGCGCTCGCACGTGGACGTGAGAACGATAGTGATAGTGCGTTATCGCGGATGATACTTAAATGATCCCCGCGGAGTTTCGATTGCACGGATAAGAGAGTACGGAAGCCGAAAATGAAGTGAGTAAATATACGAATTACATGGGAGTCACAAAGGGCCCGACTTCACTTATCTCATAATAAGTCCGTCTAATTTGCATCGGTGCGATTCGATCGAACGTTAACTTTTCAACTTACGAGCCTAAAAGTGTGCGACAAATCCGTAGAATATGATGAAAATTAGAAGGAAGGTTTGCTCGGGACTGTAAACGTGGAGGAAGCCACGTAGCTTTGCCGTTCCCGAAACACAATCTTCGACGGAGActgtttattttcaataactCAAAATAACTGTTGACATTTCGACGATCTTTACAAGACTGCCTTTGTGCCGATTAATCGAATAGAGTAAGTTTTGCTGTTTAGATCGATTCCCATCTCAATTTGGATAAGGAAATTTGATGAAGTGAGCGCAGCACTCGCTTTGTCTTCGCTTAAAGTTTTGCAGTGAATTAGTGGCGAACCTCTAGCTGATACTCATGAAGTTGACGCGAAGTTCGTATTGGCAAACCTTGCTTTAACAGTGTGAGACAAATAACGGATTCGACATTGTATCACATGCCGCGGGACACACTGAAGTTACCCACCACGTGGACGTCCGAGAAACTATTTCTGTAAATTCTGATGAGAGGAGATATTATTGATTCGCGGTGGtccattttttttcgtttaaattagaatgttttttttcccatttgataaaattaacgcgagagagagagagagagagagagagagagagagagagagagagagagagagagagagagagagagagagagagagagagagagagagagagagagagagagaaagagagagcaagcggatattttatttattttacaaaattggcGAAATGCagcaattttgtaaaataaataataaaaagttatttgttcAGCAACTTAGAGAgcaaaaatactaaaaaatattgcgcgtttgtgttttatatattctatcaAGTAATATAGATacggaataaaataaaaatacaatacaaaaatttaatctaaaggGTGAACTAATAACTTGAATGACTTCGAAACTAtaagattaaaagaaaactttatcTAACAAAAGTTACGTAGTACAGAAACGATCGtcttataatgataaaatgcttttttctAAATGAAATAAGTTTGAGGATCTAAAGgtcatctttatttttttaaaattgaaattacgtTTTTTACAAGACAACATGACTtcttctataattatttacacataaaaGTAGAATATTAAAGTAGAATTATGATAACCTacgagatattattttttattctgtcatttgatacatataaaatatttttgcgttTTAAAAGTTTAGATTTCTACGTTTCAAAAGGTTGACAAAACAAACGACATAACTttacaaaacaatatatatgaaCGTCTAGAAAACAACATTTGTGACACTGCATTTTTAGAAAGCAATGAACACAATGGATGTCCACAAAAAACAGCATTTGTGACActgcattttcttcatatttcattaaaaacaaatgctCTTAAAACCAcggaaaatatttgttctgcTCAGGATAAAGATGctgttttataaaacatgCAAAATGTGATTTCGGAGCTTTTATCTTTCAGCACAACGACATTTAGTCATATGTTCCAAGGAAGACAAAAATGTCCTCTATGCTTTGGGCTGGAAAAATctcttgtaaattttttaaactattctCGGATCTAACTTTCCATTACGGAATATAACCCTTTGGATTACTTGTTTCGTCCCAGGTTGATACTTGACATTTTAAGATAATGGAAgaggtttaaaaaatttttaaaactttataaactcCAAACTACCAAGTTTTTTCTCCACGGGAGTATTTGTCAGCTGCTTGATAAATGGGACGaagttatagaaaataatgaaaatcatTTCAAACGTAAAACCTctgttttttgcgaataaatttttagttttgaaGGACATCGAATTAATTTGCATATCTAATACTTTTATGCACAGAATAACAAGATGAATCGAttagtgtaaaaaaaagacatatGCATAGTTGCTTtccaaaaaaatatgtatccaaaaaagaaaattgcatttgacaaattttataatttttaaaaaattatagttataattgCTTAATTCAAGATACTTAAAGTGATAAATTATTGCCTTACCCtgtgtgataaaaatatatgtcgaGTAGAAACATCGGAAAAGAGAGATGAATTTCTATttggtaaaatatttttcttagagTTACGTctgatatatgtaataaatgaaatataatccAAACGATGAGGGTCTTCCTTTGTCTCGAATCCTTAGGCGTGCGTTCACTTGAACGAGACTGAAAAAATGCTGGTTAGAAAGTGCAGAGTGACTCATGCGTATACCTTGCATGCATTGTTGCACGCGTATTTACAGAGTGTCCCAGAGGATACATCTATCTGAAAGTTATTTCTTTTGAatggatatttttttgaatcttttttgAAACTGCTTTCGGGAtatcatcttttataatttttgaaatgttttaagatacactattttctcaaattctacaaatttttcttctatttttctttccaatAATATCCGTTGACTCAGAATAATACTCTAATTTTCTTAGTCAATGGTTTCTTAATCCTCTAATACTGATGTCAAAGTCTGTAACACAATTAGTGATTCTGAATTTGAGTCATTTAATGTATGTAGACTGATGTAGAcgctaattaatttcaaagaatcAAAACGTTGACAAAACAGACGACATAACTTTACAAAGCAATAAACACAATGGACGTCCAAAAAACATGAATATAATTCATGTTAAAAAGAATGAAtactaaatttctttttataacaattagatttataaatgACGGTAGCTCCATCGTAGACCCATCGTCAGCTTCAAAAGGTTAatccttttatatttctttagattAGCTAAACTGGaaaattaatggaattgtataaaaaactttCTGCCGCTCACTGTTCCTTTGACATTCGTGAAATATGAAGTTCCAAATTAAAGGATCGTAAAAGTCTCTGTTTACGTGCCGCTCGACTAAATCCCGGTATTAAAAACGCCCTTCGGAGAATAGGCTCGAAAATTCTTCGTGAAATGTGTCAAAAGCCGTTGGGATATTTTATCATGGATGTCTCTTTCACCGTGATTTGCATGAAGCGCGTGTTTACACGTTCGTTGTTTCCGTAGAATGGCTCCCGCAGGGAAACCTTCATCAAACGGAGATCAACTACCGACCGTAGGGCCTATCCTGACCGGCACGTTGTTTGTCAATTACAAAAGGACCTGGTTGAGAAGAGTGGCTCCCTTTTTGGCATTTCTTGTCGCCTTTTCCACCGCTATGATTCTGCTCCTCGTTTGGAGCGAGGCAGCGTCTATGAGGTAAATTGTCGTTTAATTCTTTTGCAAactaaatgtttttatcattaatagaaaaatgtggaTTTTCGTTATTCGGATATCattagaaatcttttttatttttttttatttttttacttttttatcgaGGTCGTTTTCACTCCTAATGCCAAGAGAGACGAGATGATGATTCTTGTCAAAGAACGAGAAAAATCTACTCTTTGAGCTTTCACAAAACGTTCGACGCGACGTACAATCTCATTATCGAAGTTTTTCACACTGCACTTTTAATTACTCCAAATCTCACGTGCTTCACTCGTACAGTGAAATCCCGCCACGATTTACACGTAGAAGTGATCGGATTTCGGTGAGCTCGTGTGGAAATTCATACTCctcgcttcttttttttgctcCGTTGCCGAGAGGATTATACGATCGAGCACCAGATTATGCAGGATTGAACACCACTGGTGTTATGTAGCTTAAAGCGGACGTTCCGTTACAGGAGACAAGCGTTCGACGCGAACATGACCAGGGACTACGTGCTCGACAGCGTATCGATGGACAATCCGCAATTGGTCGCGTACATACGACAGGTGCATCTGAAACCGACGACCCATCAGGATCCGTTGAACGCCAATCAGACGTCGGAAGAGAAGTACGTGGCCACCTTGTCGCAGGGCAAGCGCGAGGGTATCTACGCGGAGTACATCAGCAGGGTGAGAGATCTTTCGTTTTAAACGCGAACGTGATTAATGTTTCACGTGTCACCGTTGTGCACATCGAGAGAGCCTCATCCTTCCTATGTGTCGACATAATATCTCTTTGTTCGTAAAATTCGCGCGGTTTATGGACAGTGAAGAATGACCCGCGTGACACGAGATGTTCTCAAATCCTTAATTACTGGCAGAATTCTCGATCGTTCAATTTTCATGACctttcattaattaaacagcCGGACTATCGACAATTCCCGAGGTAAGTAAGGGACGAGGTTGATGAGGTTTTCGCGGAGCAAGTGCtccgtaattaaataatcgcgttttgtaatttacttttcaagtgctttttaaactttagtttttagttttaattattaaaatacataattagtTTGAATTGAGATACGTAATCGAGTATTAAAAAGTTAGAACAATTGATGATTCTccgtaaaatttctttaggaAACCCTTAATATGAATTTCTTTGCtcgttaaaattgaaattaaaaattaaaattttctagatatttttatatattaatacgtttttgtgaatttttgcGAGCGTATGCGAGACGTGATACATGATACGAAAGTTTACGGGCGTGTTTTTCAATAGGCACCGAATTAAATCCCCTTGAGGGAAAATTTACTCTTGCATTACGCGCTTCTCGCATCTTATCAAGTTTTGGGATTAAAATTAGAGCTAAATATACCGGTGCCTCAACAGTCTTGAAAGTCCGCTTTAGATATCGCACAGACTGCGCTAACAATCCTTTATCGTCCACGATAGTGCACCGTAACATTAGCGAAACACGCAAAAGTAGCGGATCTCCGTTGGCACGCAACCAGTTAAAAATAGGTGAACGAGAGATAGATGAGCTTTGATATCTTTCCACGCCTTTTCCAATTCATCTTATCCATCAGAAGGGACTAGAATTAGGCCGACGTCTAGAATTTACCTCCCTATCGTGAATCCGTCACCAATAATCATCGCCGGATGTCATCGCTCTTTCAGACGGGCGCGATTTCTAGTACGGCCTGGCTGGAGTCCAACCTGAGCTGGCAAGGTGTTCTGATACTCACCGAGCCTAAGAGCTTCTTTGAAGCGCAGCGCAGCACCAGACATCCGCGATCGAGGGTCATCCACGCCTGTCTCAGCACGGACACGGATACCAAAGAGGTGAGAAAGGGATGAGGTCGTTGGCGACGACGAGTCGAATCCGACAAGAGTACGCATCTCTCACGCGCACGGTATTGCAGATAAAGTACCACCAGGAATCGGAGGTCCAGGTCACCAAGCTGGGCGACGGTCCTAATAGCCTCGTGTCGTCGGACACCGATGTGCCTACCACTAGACTCAAGTGCTTTCCTCTCTATAGCGTACTGTTGGCGTACAATGCCACGTCCTTGGATTATTTAAATCTAGACAGTCCCGATGCTCCCGATGGCCAggtaaataacataaatttaataacttagtGATCCCCTCGAAACAACATtttgcgatatttttttcaattgtaaactttattttgaaaataaattgaacatttatatttacttgttTGTTtagaagaatatataaaaatgtacttaTTTACTTTACGCGTACTTTTGCTTACATTtgccatttttattaaaaaagaactaaatatagttttatgataattatctCGAGATTTAAAttcctttttaattaactacATTACGCCAAAAATATTCGCCGcgttttttcaattataaaatgaaaaatttcatgCTTGGGATGCATGTGTTAGCTTTAGAATTGCAATCGATCggaaagttataaaaatataaagccgGTGATAAACGTCGTAATAGCTTGCCGTAAGGGtgattgaaaattatcgcAGGTACTCGACACCATCCCATGGGACATCATAAGAATATCGATACTGTCAATACGGTGGAGTCCCCATCACAGCGAGGCGGAGACGAAAAGCTTCATCGACAAGATGATCAGCCGGAGGTACAAACACGTACATACGACAGACACCGGAAAGTACATTTTCCTGTACGATACTCGCCTTAAAATTTGATCATTGACTCTCAGGTTATAGACTGGTCTGCGCCCGTATCGCaggatatatataaaataatatataaatttcaagcGACTCGATATCCCACCGCGTTTTCGATCCGTttcttaatatgtattttatttcgtctCCCCCTCCCGCCTTAGAAGTATTTCTTTTGATCGGGGAAGCGCGATCTTTCCGTTCGATCTCGCGTAAAGGAACGACTCGTCGCGGTATCAAGGATTCCGAAAGTAATCGATCGCGAAATTCGTTCTCCGCCGTTTTTTGTTAGCCTCGCTCCTTGCCGTGGGACGTTCCCAAAGGTGAAGCTTGTTGCTCTCGCGATAACGAGTCCACTGATAACAATCGTTCGATCGAATCTCGAGGGACTGATGGGTTCAAGAATTCCACTACAGTGCTACTCGAAAGTGCTACGACTGTACCATATTTTGAACGGTTTAGCTTGTTTAAAATTGagagtaaaaattgtaaaaagtgGAGTTGAAGATTCAGGATTTCTCTCCTTCGGTTTCCAGAAACCGTTCAAGAATCCCAAGTTCCGAATCAAAGTTAAAAACATTGAGATCAAATTTCGAAGGGTAGCTTCAGGTCGAAGTTTCAACTTGAGGTTTGAGTGTTCTGATTTTAACGTCCCTCCTCGCGCGGCTTTAAATCGCATGAAATCTAAGAACACTCGAGTTCCCACATCTGGTCTCCTTACGAGAAGCATCTCCTATCTCCACCGAAGATCAAATTGTAATTCTGAACCTGCGGACACGAATTTCGTTGACTTCGAAGAATCGAAGACTCGGATTtgccctccctcctccccggCATTCCTGATACACACGCGTGTCGAGCGCCAACAGTAATTAATTACGGAATGCGTAAGATTCCTCTTAGCGACGCGGACAAATTGTGGTGATGTTTTGCGAGCGCACGTATATATGTTGCGGCGGTCATATACGGCGGAAATACGTGAGTCACGTGCAAGTTAAATCCGCATTGGATCGAGACGTGACTCCCCGCGTCTTACGCTTGTGTGTATCTTATCGCAAGACGTGCTATAATTTctctcactttttttttttggttttcAGTCGTGATTTTTTGCATATTGATAATTACAGACGgagcggtttttttttttaattttttttctcttcgtaCAGATGACGCGTATGCAACAATGAGATCTCACTCGTCGGTACTCCTACGACGATGTCCCGTTTTCCTTTCGCGATAACGTCGACTTTAAGATCGCGCGGCACCGTTACGTAGCACTATTTATTTCGTACGTATCGTACACGCGAATGATCAAATGGATGATTTGCACCAgtgattattacaaattatttaagtatttaagtatttacgcaataaaaataagaggaATGTCCGAACTAGAGAAGGTAGTTGAGATTCATAAATGTACACGTGACAGTTGGTGTCATTTTCCGTTTGACCCTACACCGCAAACTGATACTTTTAACTGCAATCCTCCACATGTTCGTAGATCGAACGATGTACGACAGGAAGAATTGTTGGATACAGGATACCTGCCCTGATCTCCGTTCTCTATCGTTTACCGTTTCTCCATTTTCGTATCAATGGAAAGTAACGTGATCCAAAAAGTGTGAGATTGGCGACATTTTCACGCGACGAATATTCaaaattcactttttttttgcctCCTGCCGCGGACGTCGAGTTTGCTCAGGCGGAACGTAACGTAAGATTAGTTTTacgttaaaagaaaagaaagagaaatgtaAGAGCTGCTGAGACAGCAGTGAAAAAGCGAGAAATTAATTCCACCGTACCTGAGTTAAATGACGCTTCGTTTAATCTTGTCTCCCTGTAATgtttctccctccccctctccctccccctttgCGTAAGGAAAACGTGCGAATACGATCGTTGCGGTGCAGGAATACATCGACGTCGGATATTTAAAGCTTTCTAGAGATCATGGAGCAGGGATTCTCGCCGAACGAGGACTCCGGGATCCAGGATCTAGTAATTCGGAGAGATTTGAGAGACCGATCGCTTAATGGTCCGAGAAAATCCACTCAAAAAAATCCGACTCGGGGGATAAATCCCGCTCGGGGGAGAGCGAACTGAGGTTTCCAAGCGTTCACGTCGTCCGATTTCTTTCCAGGAAAtacaccaaaaaaaaaaaaggaaaagaagcgAGAGAGAACCTCGTCTCTCTCGTAcgattttacgttttttttttttttaattttaagataacaTAGTAACGAAGATAGTAACGATAACCGAGCGTTTTACGCAGGACACGCAgcgattttactttttaaggGACATTGAACGCGTGTCCGGACGTCGCCGCCCGCACGCGCGGCGATGCGCGTTATCACGTACGATAAAGCGGAGTTAGCTAATCCGAGATGTCTCCCGGGTTTTTCCGCATTCGCGTTGACAACTAGAAGTAGCGACCGTCCGAATCTCAcggtgtaatatatttaataacgttGTAACGCGAAGCTTCTCTTCATGCGTCAATCCGTATCGATCGAGCAGTTCAGATTGGATGGTAAAGCTGTAATCCACATGATCAATTTGATCTACGCGTTGATCGCGGAACTCGAAACGGCACACTCGCTATTTAGTGCGCTACACGTGCGACGCAGAATGGAAAACGCGTAAATACCTAATGCACAGGCCTTATTAGCGCGTAAGgtgatattttcttaaaacgtTCTATACGGTAGTGATAAGTAACGCCAACCCGCGTAAGTGATCCTCGcgtttaaattaagttatatctTTACTCGTGATACGCAAAGAGATATTAAATAGCTAATTAGATTCTCCTTTGTCTTACGTTAATCGCAAATTATAAACCGTTGGCGATATAAGAATATCCGATTATTTCTGTACTGAATGTCTATTTTTGA
This genomic stretch from Monomorium pharaonis isolate MP-MQ-018 chromosome 4, ASM1337386v2, whole genome shotgun sequence harbors:
- the LOC105833937 gene encoding protein Star isoform X2, translated to MAPAGKPSSNGDQLPTVGPILTGTLFVNYKRTWLRRVAPFLAFLVAFSTAMILLLVWSEAASMRRQAFDANMTRDYVLDSVSMDNPQLVAYIRQVHLKPTTHQDPLNANQTSEEKYVATLSQGKREGIYAEYISRTGAISSTAWLESNLSWQGVLILTEPKSFFEAQRSTRHPRSRVIHACLSTDTDTKEIKYHQESEVQVTKLGDGPNSLVSSDTDVPTTRLKCFPLYSVLLAYNATSLDYLNLDSPDAPDGQVLDTIPWDIIRISILSIRWSPHHSEAETKSFIDKMISRRYKHVHTTDTGKYIFLYDTRLKI
- the LOC105833937 gene encoding protein Star isoform X1, whose product is MKMAPAGKPSSNGDQLPTVGPILTGTLFVNYKRTWLRRVAPFLAFLVAFSTAMILLLVWSEAASMRRQAFDANMTRDYVLDSVSMDNPQLVAYIRQVHLKPTTHQDPLNANQTSEEKYVATLSQGKREGIYAEYISRTGAISSTAWLESNLSWQGVLILTEPKSFFEAQRSTRHPRSRVIHACLSTDTDTKEIKYHQESEVQVTKLGDGPNSLVSSDTDVPTTRLKCFPLYSVLLAYNATSLDYLNLDSPDAPDGQVLDTIPWDIIRISILSIRWSPHHSEAETKSFIDKMISRRYKHVHTTDTGKYIFLYDTRLKI